In Brassica rapa cultivar Chiifu-401-42 chromosome A06, CAAS_Brap_v3.01, whole genome shotgun sequence, a single window of DNA contains:
- the LOC103874620 gene encoding probable prefoldin subunit 3, translated as MGLLHHVSTSEALDPLKKSLKRHRLIGSILTEHNDVVLPILPPSHSLLRRHSEKTLNPQLRNTEISIQMSSSSPSGSGGDLSERRGIPAAKFIQDVETYLSQSSLDSNSALAFHQERLQQYKVVEMKLLAQQRDLQAKIPDIEKCLEVVGTLEARKGTGEALLADFEVSEGIYSRACIEDTDSVCLWLGANVMLEYSCEEATALLKNNLENAKASLEVLVADLQFLRDQVTVTQVTIARIYNYDVQQRRVKQVAPTAITAADS; from the exons ATGGGTCTGCTTCATCACGTTTCCACGAGCGAGGCCTTAGACCCACTTAAAAAGTCCTTAAAACGGCACCGTTTGATTGGTTCTATTCTGACAGAACACAACGACGTCGTGTTACCGATCCTTCCTCCGTCACACTCTCTCCTCCGAAGACACTCGGAGAAAACCCTAAATCCCCAATTGAGGAACACAGAGATCTCGATTCAGATGTCGTCGTCTTCTCCGAGTGGTAGCGGTGGCGATTTGAGCGAGAGAAGAGGGATTCCCGCCGCTAAATTCATCCAGGATGTCGAGACTTACCTCTCTCAGTCCAGCCTCGATTCTAACTCTGCTCTCGCCTTCCATCAAGAAAG GCTACAGCAGTATAAAGTTGTGGAGATGAAGCTTCTTGCCCAGCAGAGGGATCTTCAG GCTAAAATCCCAGATATTGAGAAGTGCTTAGAGGTTGTTGGCACGTTGGAAGCAAGGAAGGGTACTGGTGAG GCTCTTTTAGCAGATTTTGAGGTGTCTGAAGGAATATATTCACGGGCCTGTATTGAAGACACCGACTCAGTGTGTTTGTGGTTGGGAGCAAATGTCATGCTGGAATATTCCTGTGAAGAG GCTACAGCCCTTTTGAAAAACAATCTGGAAAATGCTAAAGCTAGCCTGGAGGTTCTTGTAGCTGATTTGCAGTTCTTGAGGGACCAAGTCACAGTTACTCAG GTGACTATTGCGCGTATCTATAACTATGATGTGCAGCAAAGGAGGGTTAAACAAGTTGCCCCTACAGCTATTACTGCTGCAGACTCATGA
- the LOC103874621 gene encoding basic leucine zipper 1: MANAEKTSSGSDIDEKKRKRKLSNRESARRSRLKKQKLMEDTIIEISALERRIKENTERCKVARRRLDSLESENVALRSEKTWLLSYVSDLENMIATTSLTLMHSGGDDENVSVEIAAGDCRRGPMHEYGCGSLQTLASFKT, translated from the coding sequence ATGGCAAACGCAGAGAAGACAAGTTCAGGTTCCGACATAGATGAGAAAAAGAGGAAACGCAAACTGTCAAACCGCGAATCAGCTAGAAGGTCGCGTCTGAAGAAACAGAAGTTAATGGAAGACACCATCATCGAGATCTCAGCTCTCGAGAGACGAATCAAAGAGAACACCGAGAGATGCAAAGTGGCGAGACGGAGGCTAGACTCGCTCGAGTCTGAAAACGTTGCTTTGAGATCGGAGAAGACGTGGCTTTTGAGCTATGTCAGCGATTTAGAGAACATGATCGCCACGACTTCCTTAACGCTGATGCATAGTGGCGGCGATGACGAGAACGTAAGCGTGGAAATAGCTGCTGGAGATTGTAGACGTGGACCGATGCACGAGTATGGTTGTGGTTCTCTACAAACACTTGCGTCCTTCAAAACATGA
- the LOC103874623 gene encoding bromodomain and WD repeat-containing protein 1 — MALRKNTPKADSVSPPMKPLSLSKKLPGNVQMADPDIAQNVVPNIDLDMREVYFLMLHLLSSGPCQRTYALLRHELLEHELLPRRYHAWYSRSGLPSGDENDDGDSFPLNYAELVKRYSHVKKDHLVELLKQLVFVSSRPTPSRGLGDGNGNKLIAPGVPTLLGTGSFSLLSYDKDIVGSDLKPPPISMRWPHMRADQVRGLSLREIGGGFARHHRAPSIRAACYVIAKPSTMVQKMQNIKRVRGHRNAVYCAIFDRSGRYVITGSDDRLVKVWSMETAYCLTSCRGHEGDITDLAVSSNNTFIASASNDCVIRVWRLPDGLPVSVLRGHTGAVTAIAFSPRPGSPYQLLSSSDDGTCRIWDARGAQFAPRIYLPRPPSPDGKNNLPSSSNAQQSHQIFCCAFNANGSVFVTGSSDTLARVYSVWSANKINNDDPDQPNHEMDVLAGHENDVNYVQFSGCAAGYKFAVTDYSKDDSVPKFKNSWFCHDNIVTCSRDGSAIIWIPRSRRSHGKSCRWTRAYHLKVPPPPMPPQPPRGGPRQRILPTPRGVNMIAWSLDNRFVLAAIMDCRICVWNASDGSLVHSLTGHTASTYVMDVHPFNPRIAMSAGYDGQTIVWDIWEGIPIETYKISHFKLVDGKFSPDGTSIILSDDVGQLYVLSTGQGDSQKDAKYDQFFLGDYRPLIHDLYGNVLDQESQLPPYRRNMEDPLCDSAMIPYEEPYQTMFQKRRLGALGKDWRPSALKLAVGPDITLDQDYQMPPLADLDLAEPLPEFVDVMEWEPEVDILSDENDSEYNVPEEYSSEKEQECLNSSTSGESGSSSSESDEDGDHQNSLRRSKRKRHKTGAGIMTSSGRRVKKKNVDELEGATNKNKRSRKSRNGRKESKRKSSKSKSSRPRRAAAQNALSWFSKITGRSKDAEEEEDVSELSGSSESESTTQDSGTGDSELDVALLNGHGKQSKGKNILVCDSDDGAQQCDIRETHPAERKRLVVRFPVKNSDKLTLLENLPGTSSHVPTPTLGNGCAEDSSVPENLGHTNQFNGLDASEVKWGMVKARTSKRMRYEAKSSHGLMGSEPEGKEKNVNEDENHDNGVSAPSCLGTDTDGVAVDAHLAISNGLPNGDERCLMDGSPSRMADDGASKCSQDVTGPLHDLKDSLPPLSRTLRIRSKRASRAPDTSLKQEVKSSSINEENGGFVVNDGSADTRCDLALESQNDGVVGTEQSLRNDSAHESNPPIGDPVSIANDVHVSHPKRMFDFVYRRLKSRKHKNNLDGGATLSQEISLGSCSQDQSSGANSHEVVANGFRGTESNGLEKSEGSLTDSRDKLSNSRGNQNSQEEERSTSGATLRLRSTRNRRSTYPFSETKPAETKKPQQSTEKVSWLTLSTHEEGSRYIPQKGDEVAYLRQGHQEYLNFSSPREVAPWTSIKGGNMKAVEICKVESLEYATLAGSGDSCCKMILEVIDPNSEVFNKTFKLTLPDVVTFPDFLVERSRYEAAIQRNWTFRDKCKVWWRDEGEEDGSWWEGRILAVKAKSPDFPDSPWERYTVKYKSDPTETHLHSPWELFDADTKWEQPHIDDDERKRLLLALTKLETSNKRTKDSFGLQKLNQTVGSSSYTNMFPVPLSLEVIRSRLENNYYRSVEALRHDVAVMLSNAETFFGRNKSVAAKISHLSKWFDRTLPS, encoded by the exons ATGGCTCTTAGGAAAAATACTCCGAAAGCCGATTCAGTCTCTCCCCCGATGAAACCTTTGAGTTTATCTAAAAAATTGCCAGGGAATGTGCAGATGGCAGACCCAGATATTGCTCAAAATGTTGTACCTAACATCGACTTGGATATGCGGGAAGTTTACTTTTTGATGCTCCACTTACTTTCCTCTGGGCCATGCCAGAGAACTTATGCACTGTTGCGACATGAACTTCTTGAGCATGAGCTTCTTCCTAGAAGATATCATGCTTGGTACTCGAGGAGTGGGTTGCCTAGTGGGGATGAGAATGATGATGGAGATTCCTTTCCTCTAAACTATGCTGAGTTGGTCAAGAG GTATTCTCACGTAAAAAAAGATCACTTGGTGGAGCTCCTGAAGCAATTGGTCTTTGTTTCAAGTAGGCCTACTCCCTCACGCGGTCTCGGTGATGGAAATGGAAACAAACTGATTGCACCTGGTGTCCCAACTCTTTTAGGGACTGGCTCGTTCTCCCTTTTGAGCT ATGACAAGGACATAGTTGGAAGTGATCTCAAACCACCACCTATTAGCATGCGTTGGCCTCATATGCGTGCTGATCAGGTGCGTGGTTTAAGTTTGAGGGAAATTGGTGGTGGTTTTGCCAGACATCATCGAGCCCCATCGATTCGTGCAGCATGTTATGTCATTGCAAAACCATCTACAATGGTACAAAAGATGCAGAACATCAAGAGGGTACGTGGACACAGAAATGCTGTGTACTGTG CTATATTTGATCGCTCAGGAAGGTATGTAATCACTGGTTCAGATGATCGCCTTGTAAAAGTATGGTCAATGGAGACTGCATACTGCCTGACCAGCTGTCGAGGGCATGAA GGTGACATAACTGATCTTGCTGTGAGTTCAAACAACACTTTCATAGCATCCGCATCAAATGATTGTGTAATCCGCGTT TGGCGATTGCCAGATGGCTTACCAGTTTCGGTACTTCGTGGACATACTGGAGCTGTTACTGCTATTGCATTTAGTCCCAGACCTGGATCCCCGTACCAGCTTCTTTC ATCGTCAGATGATGGTACATGTAGAATATGGGATGCTCGGGGTGCTCAATTTGCTCCGCGAATATATCTCCCTAGGCCTCCTAGTCCTGATG GAAAGAACAATCTCCCTTCTTCTAGTAATGCTCAGCAGAGTCACCAAATCTTCTGCTGCGCATTCAATGCCAATGGATCTGTATTTGTCACTGGCAGCTCTGACACTCTTGCTAGAGTATACTCG GTTTGGAGTGCTAACAAGATCAATAATGATGATCCGGATCAGCCAAATCATGAGATGGATGTTCTGGCTGGACATGAGAATGATGTTAATTACGTTCAGTTCAG TGGTTGTGCTGCAGGATATAAATTTGCCGTAACTGACTACTCAAAAGACGATAGTGTTCCAAAATTTAAGAATTCCTG GTTCTGTCATGATAACATAGTTACATGCTCTCGTGATGGTAGTGCAATCATTTGGATCCCAAGATCACGGAGATCACAT GGGAAAAGCTGCCGATGGACACGAGCATATCATCTCAAGGTTCCACCTCCGCCCATGCCTCCTCAACCTCCTAGAGGCGGGCCACGTCAAAGGATCCTGCCTACTCCTCGTGGGGTTAACATGATTGCTTGGAGTCTGGATAATCGTTTTGTCCTTGCGGCTATCATGG ATTGTAGGATATGCGTGTGGAATGCCTCTGATGGTAGCTTGGTACATTCTTTGACTGGCCATACAGCATCT ACATATGTTATGGACGTCCATCCTTTTAATCCTCGGATAGCTATGAGTGCTGGCTATGATGGACAAACAATAGTGTGGGAT ATATGGGAAGGCATACCTATCGAAACATACAAGATTTCACACTTCAAGTTGGTCGATGGGAAGTTTTCACC GGATGGAACGTCAATTATACTTTCAGATGATGTGGGCCAACTCTACGTATTAAGCACAGGCCAAGGGGATTCTCAAAAGGACGCTAAATACGACCAG TTCTTCTTGGGGGATTATCGGCCATTAATTCATGACCTATATGGTAATGTCCTTGACCAG GAATCTCAGCTTCCGCCTTATCGCCGAAATATGGAGGATCCTCTTTGTGATTCAG CGATGATTCCATATGAAGAGCCATATCAGACAATGTTTCAGAAACGGCGACTTGGCGCCTTAGGCAAAGATTGGCGACCATCTGCTTTAAAGCTGGCTGTAGGGCCAGATATCACTTTGGATCAAGATTACCAAATGCCACCTCTGGCAGATCTAGACTTAGCTGAACCGTTGCCAGAATTTGTAGACGTGATGGAGTGGGAACCAGAAGTCGATATCTTGAGCGATGAAAATGACTCCGAATACAATGTGCCAGAAGAGTATTCGTCTGAAAAAGAGCAAGAATGTTTAAACTCTTCAACCTCTGGTGAGTCAGGTTCTAGTTCTAGTGAAAGCGATGAGGACGGTGATCATCAGAATAGCCTTAGAAGatccaaaagaaaaagacataAGACAGGA GCTGGGATCATGACTTCTTCGGGTAGGCGtgttaaaaagaaaaacgtTGATGAGCTTGAAGGAGCTACAAACAAGAACAAACGTAGCAGGAAATCTAGGAATGGTCGTAAAGAATCGAAGAGaaaatcatcaaaatctaaatcgTCCAGACCTAGGCGAGCAGCTGCTCAAAATGCCCTCTCTTGGTTTTCTAAGATTACTGGTAGATCTAAAGATgcagaagaagaggaggatgtCTCTGAATTGAGTGGGTCATCAGAAAGTGAATCGACAACACAGGACTCAGGCACTGGGGATAGTGAACTTGATGTAGCTTTGTTAAATGGGCATGGCAAGCAATCAAAAGGGAAAAACATTCTCGTATGTGATTCAGACGATGGGGCTCAACAGTGTGATATTAGAGAAACTCATCCTGCTGAACGGAAGAGATTGGTTGTCAGGTTTCCTGTTAAGAACTCAGATAAGCTTACCTTGCTGGAGAACCTACCTGGAACATCTTCTCATGTTCCAACTCCAACTTTAGGGAATGGCTGTGCGGAAGACTCGAGCGTTCCTGAGAACCTTGGACACACTAACCAATTTAATGGGTTAGATGCAAGTGAAGTCAAATGGGGAATGGTTAAGGCTCGTACATCAAAGCGAATGAGATATGAAGCAAAATCATCGCATGGACTTATGGGCTCTGAGCCAGAGGGAAAAGAAAAGAATGTTAACGAAGATGAAAATCACGATAATGGTGTTTCAGCACCTAGTTGTTTGGGAACAGATACAGATGGCGTTGCAGTTGACGCCCACTTGGCGATTTCTAATGGTTTGCCAAACGGTGATGAACGATGCCTAATGGATGGGTCGCCAAGTCGAATGGCTGATGACGGTGCTTCTAAATGTTCTCAGGACGTAACCGGTCCCCTGCATGATCTGAAAGATAGCCTTCCACCTCTCTCTAGAACGTTGAGGATACGCTCCAAGAGGGCTTCAAGGGCTCCTGATACATCTTTGAAGCAAGAAGTAAAATCTTCATCAATAAATGAGGAGAATGGTGGCTTTGTCGTAAATGATGGTTCTGCAGACACTAGATGTGATTTGGCATTGGAATCTCAAAATGATGGTGTGGTTGGAACAGAGCAGTCTCTGAGAAATGATTCAGCGCATGAATCAAATCCGCCTATCGGTGACCCTGTCTCTATTGCTAATGATGTTCATGTGTCACATCCTAAACGGATGTTTGATTTTGTCTATAGACGACTGAAGTCACGAAAGCATAAGAATAACTTAGACGGGGGTGCTACTCTTAGTCAAGAAATAAGTCTAGGTTCTTGTAGTCAGGATCAGAGTAGTGGCGCTAATTCCCATGAAGTTGTCGCTAATGGGTTCCGTGGGACGGAGTCGAATGGATTGGAGAAGTCGGAAGGCAGTTTGACAGACAGCCGAGATAAACTAAGTAATTCACGCGGAAACCAAAACTctcaagaagaagagagatcAACTTCTGGGGCAACACTTCGGTTGAGATCAACAAGGAATAGAAGGTCTACTTATCCTTTTAGTGAAACTAAACCTGCTGAAACAAAAAAGCCTCAGCAGTCAACAGAAAAGGTATCCTGGTTGACATTGTCGACACATGAAGAGGGTTCTCGTTATATTCCACAAAAGGGGGATGAAGTTGCGTATTTGCGACAG GGGCATCAAGAATACTTAAACTTTAGCTCTCCGAGGGAAGTGGCTCCTTGGACTTCAATAAAGGGAGGAAATATGAAAGCGGTGGAAATTTGTAAAGTGGAAAGTCTTGAATACGCAACACTTGCTGGTTCTGGGGATAGCTGCTGCAAAATGATACTTGAAGTCATCGATCCAAACTCTGAAGTGTTCAACAAAACTTTCAAACTTACATTGCCTGATGTGGTGACATTTCCAGATTTTCTAGTGGAAAGAAGTCGGTATGAAGCGGCAATACAGAGGAACTGGACTTTCAGGGATAAATGTAAGGTTTGGTGGAGAGACGAAGGCGAAGAAGATGGTAGCTGGTGGGAAGGACGGATCCTAGCTGTGAAAGCCAAATCACCTGATTTTCCTGATAGTCCGTGGGAGAGGTACACAGTTAAATACAAGAGTGATCCGACTGAGACGCATCTTCACAGTCCCTGGGAGCTTTTTGATGCTGATACCAAGTGGGAGCAGCCTCacattgatgatgatgaacgAAAGCGTCTTCTCTTGGCCTTAACAAAGTTAGAGACTTCAAATAAAAGAACCAAG GATTCTTTTGGCCTTCAAAAACTGAACCAGACCGTGGGAAGCTCCAGCTATACCAACAT GTTCCCAGTTCCTTTGTCTCTTGAAGTAATCAGATCAAGGCTTGAGAATAACTACTACCGGAGTGTGGAAGCATTAAGACACGACGTAGCAGTTATGTTGTCCAATGCAGAAACTTTCTTTGGTCGAAATAAAAGCGTAGCGGCCAAAATCTCACATCTCTCTAAATGGTTCGACCGCACGCTACCCTCGTAG
- the LOC103874624 gene encoding zinc finger CCHC domain-containing protein 10 produces MSESKDEKAQVAADRIKAAALTASKGLSRTQAERAAAAASRNVNAYGQKEEGPSRWQEKREAKRQMYLMSTEKAVRLGERKDKSVSASVVGGSSLAASQCQKCFQTGHWTYECKNERVYISRPSRTQQLKNPKLRMKPSVDDLDGDDDEKLDAGNGKDEEGERRASKKSKRKQRSKSESGSDSEASVFETDSSDGSESSGESDSEDSSSSDSEEERRRRRRNKRKSKKKPKQRKERRRRKYSSSSSEESSDSESASDSESDEDRSSRKKKSKRHSSNKRR; encoded by the coding sequence ATGTCTGAATCAAAGGATGAGAAAGCACAGGTTGCAGCAGACAGGATCAAAGCTGCAGCACTCACCGCTTCCAAAGGCTTAAGCCGCACCCAAGCCGAGcgagctgctgctgctgcttccaGAAACGTCAACGCTTATGGTCAGAAGGAGGAAGGTCCTAGCAGATGGCAGGAGAAGAGGGAAGCCAAGAGGCAGATGTACTTGATGAGTACTGAGAAAGCTGTGAGGCTTGGTGAAAGGAAGGACAAGTCAGTGTCGGCATCGGTGGTGGGAGGAAGCAGCTTGGCGGCTTCGCAGTGCCAGAAGTGTTTTCAGACAGGGCATTGGACTTATGAGTGCAAGAACGAGAGGGTTTACATCTCTAGGCCTTCGAGAACTCAGCAGCTTAAGAATCCTAAGCTGAGGATGAAGCCTTCTGTTGATGATcttgatggtgatgatgatgagaagctagatgCAGGAAACGGGAAAGATGAAGAAGGTGAGAGGCGGGCGTCCAAGAAGAGCAAGAGAAAGCAGAGGTCTAAATCTGAGTCTGGCAGTGACAGTGAAGCCTCTGTGTTTGAAACAGATAGTAGTGACGGCTCTGAATCGTCTGGAGAGAGTGATTCGGAGGACAGCTCATCTTCGGACTCAGAGGAggaaaggaggaggaggagaaggaataagaggaagagcaagaagaagCCAAAGCAGAGGAAGGAAAGGCGGAGAAGAAAATACAGCTCTTCTTCGTCTGAGGAGTCATCTGATTCGGAATCAGCTTCGGACTCTGAGTCTGATGAAGACAGAAGCAGtagaaagaagaagagcaagaGGCACAGCAGCAACAAGCGTCGTTGA
- the LOC103874626 gene encoding beta-D-xylosidase 1, giving the protein MSCNKKSLLFGNKVVVILVFLLCLVHSSESLRPLFACNPANGLTRTLRFCRVNVPIHVRVQDLIGRLTLQEKIRLLVNNAAAVPRLGIGGYEWWSEALHGVSDVGPGAKFGGAFPGATSFPQVITTAASFNQSLWEEIGRVVSDEARAMYNGGVAGLTYWSPNVNILRDPRWGRGQETPGEDPVVAGKYAASYVRGLQGNGAGNRLKVAACCKHYTAYDLDNWNGVDRFHFNAKVSKQDLEDTYNVPFKSCVYEGKVASVMCSYNQVNGKPTCADENLLKNTIRGQWRLNGYIVSDCDSVDVFFNQQHYTKTPEEAAAASIKAGLDLDCGPFLAIFTEGAVKKGLLTEYDVNLALANTITVQMRLGMFDGNLGPYANLGPRDVCTLAHRHLALEAAHQGIVLLKNSGRSLPLSPRRHRTVAVIGPNSDVTETMIGNYAGKACTYTTPLQGISRYARTLHQAGCAGVACRGNQGFGAAEAAAREADATVLVMGLDQSIEAETRDRTGLLLPGYQQELVTRVAQASKGPVILVLMSGGPIDVSFAKNNPRVAAIIWAGYPGQAGGAAIANIIFGAVNPGGKLPMTWYPQDYVAKVPMTIMAMRAYGNYPGRTYRFYKGPVVFPFGFGLSYTTFTHSLAQNPLAQLSVSSKKLNSAIFNSSSNSIKVSHANCGTFPKVPLHVEVSNTGEFDGTHTVFVFAEPPKNGIKGLGVNKQLIAFEKVHVTAGAKRTVQVDVDACKHLGVVDEYGRRRIPMGEHKLHIGDLKHTILVQPQL; this is encoded by the exons aTGTCTTGTAATAAGAAATCATTATTATTCGGGAACAAAGTCGTAGTTATACTTGTATTCCTCTTATGTTTGGTTCACTCATCAGAATCACTTCGGCCATTGTTTGCATGCAACCCAGCAAACGGGTTAACCCGGACGCTCCGGTTCTGTCGGGTCAATGTACCGATCCACGTTAGGGTTCAAGACTTAATCGGACGTCTCACGTTGCAGGAGAAGATCCGCCTCCTCGTCAACAATGCCGCCGCTGTGCCACGCCTTGGCATTGGAGGCTATGAGTGGTGGTCCGAGGCTCTTCATGGCGTTTCCGACGTTGGTCCCGGAGCTAAGTTCGGTGGTGCTTTCCCTGGTGCCACCAGCTTCCCTCAGGTCATCACCACCGCAGCTTCTTTCAACCAGTCTCTATGGGAAGAGATCGGACGG GTGGTGTCTGATGAGGCAAGAGCTATGTACAATGGAGGCGTGGCCGGTTTGACGTATTGGAGCCCAAATGTGAATATACTGAGGGATCCACGGTGGGGTCGAGGCCAGGAAACTCCCGGAGAGGATCCTGTCGTGGCCGGAAAATACGCAGCCAGCTACGTCAGGGGACTTCAGGGTAACGGCGCCGGTAACCGCCTCAAAGTCGCCGCATGTTGCAAACATTACACAGCTTATGACCTTGATAATTGGAATGGCGTCGACCGTTTCCATTTCAACGCCAAG GTCAGCAAACAAGATTTAGAGGACACGTACAATGTGCCATTCAAATCTTGTGTTTACGAGGGAAAGGTCGCGAGTGTTATGTGCTCATACAACCAAGTCAATGGAAAGCCAACTTGTGCTGATGAAAATCTCTTAAAGAACACCATTCGTGGTCAATGGCGCCTCAACGG GTACATCGTGTCAGATTGTGACTCCGTTGATGTTTTCTTTAACCAACAACACTATACCAAAACTCCGGAGGAAGCAGCTGCCGCGTCCATTAAAGCCG GTTTGGATTTGGACTGCGGGCCGTTTCTGGCGATCTTCACGGAAGGAGCCGTGAAGAAGGGATTATTGACGGAGTACGACGTAAATTTAGCACTTGCTAATACCATAACGGTCCAGATGAGACTTGGTATGTTTGATGGCAATCTTGGGCCGTATGCTAATCTTGGGCCTCGAGATGTCTGTACTCTAGCCCATAGACATCTAGCCCTTGAAGCGGCCCATCAAGGAATTGTGCTTCTCAAAAACTCTGGTCGTTCTCTTCCACTCTCCCCTAGGCGTCACCGCACCGTTGCCGTGATCGGACCCAACTCCGACGTCACTGAGACCATGATCGGAAACTATGCAG GGAAAGCTTGTACCTATACGACACCGTTACAAGGAATCTCAAGATATGCGAGAACACTTCACCAAGCTGGTTGTGCCGGCGTGGCTTGCCGAGGGAACCAAGGATTTGGTGCGGCAGAGGCGGCTGCACGTGAAGCAGATGCGACGGTTCTTGTGATGGGATTGGACCAGTCGATAGAGGCCGAGACACGAGATCGAACCGGGTTGTTGTTACCAGGTTACCAACAAGAGCTCGTTACACGAGTGGCTCAAGCTTCTAAAGGTCCAGTCATTCTGGTCCTTATGAGTGGTGGCCCCATCGATGTTTCCTTTGCTAAGAACAATCCACGTGTTGCTGCCATCATCTGGGCCGGGTATCCGGGTCAAGCTGGTGGAGCTGCCATCGCCAATATAATCTTCGGTGCTGTTAACCCTG GAGGGAAGCTACCTATGACATGGTATCCACAAGATTACGTAGCAAAAGTGCCAATGACGATAATGGCTATGAGAGCATATGGAAATTACCCAGGAAGAACCTACAGATTCTACAAAGGTCCAGTGGTGTTTCCATTTGGGTTCGGTTTAAGTTACACCACCTTCACTCATAGTTTGGCCCAAAACCCATTAGCCCAACTATCAGTTTCATCCAAAAAACTCAACTCTGCCATTTTCAACTCCTCATCTAACTCTATCAAAGTGTCTCATGCCAACTGTGGAACGTTTCCAAAAGTGCCTCTCCATGTTGAAGTATCAAACACAGGTGAATTTGACGGAACCCACACGGTGTTCGTCTTTGCCGAGCCGCCGAAAAACGGGATAAAAGGATTGGGTGTGAACAAACAATTGATAGCGTTTGAGAAGGTTCATGTCACGGCAGGAGCAAAACGGACCGTTCAAGTCGATGTTGATGCTTGCAAGCATCTTGGTGTAGTAGATGAGTATGGAAGGAGGAGAATCCCAATGGGTGAACATAAATTGCATATCGGTGATCTTAAACATACTATTTTGGTCCAACCGCAACTTTAA